The DNA sequence CGGTGGACTGGTTCTCGAACTTGGCCAGCCCCAACGGCGTGGCTCCGGAGACGGTGTCTAGGGGAGCCTGCATGAGGGGGACGGCGAAAAGCCGCGGCGAAAGGTGGAAGAAGCCGCCTCCAGGGGGCGTCCAGGTGGTGATGGCGGTGGGGAAGCAGGCCTGCAAAAAGGCCCGCCCCACCAGCGCCGGGTTGAAGATGTTCTGCCCCAGTCCGCCCCAGATGAGCTTGCCCAGCCCGATGGCGACGCAGCCGCCCAAAAAGGCCATCCAGAGGGGAAAGGCGGGCGGCAGGATCAGTCCCAGCAGGACGCCCGTGAGCAGGGCCGAGTTGTCGCGCAGCGTGGCGTTGGGCCGGGTGAAAAGGTACTCGGTGCCCACGGCGCCCAGAGCGGACGCGGCCACCACAAGCAGCGCCCCCAGTCCGAAGTAGTACCCCGCCGCCGCCAGGACGGGCAGCAGCGCCAGATTCACCTCGGCCATGATGCGGGGAGTGCTGGTCTCGGTCTTGAGGAAGGGGCTGGTAGAGATGACCAGTTCTCTGGGACGCTGTTTCATGACCGCTTTTTGGCCTCCCTCACCATGTTCTTGCCCATGCGTATCCATTGCACCAGCGGGATGTTGGAGGGGCAGATGTACGAGCAGGAGGCGCATTCGAAACAGTCGAGGACGTGCAGCGCTTCCAGTTCCTGCACCGCGTCCACACGGGCCAGTTGGGCCAGCCGGGTGGGGTTGAGGAACATGGGGCAAGCCTCCAGGCAGCGTCCGCAGCGGATGCAGGGGTATTCGATGTCGCGTCCGGGCAGGACCTCGGTAAAGGCCAGAATGCCCGAGGTTCCCTTGAGCACCGGCACGTCCAGGTTCTTTTGGGCCATTCCCATCATGGGTCCCCCCATGATGACTTGCCTGGTGTCTGTGTGCAGCCCTCCGCAGTATTCGACCAGGGCCGAAACCGGCGTCCCCAGCGGAACCAGCAGGTTGCGGGGACGCGAGATGCCCTCCCCGGTCACCGTTACCACCCGCTCCACCAGGGGAATGCCGCGGTCGAACCAGTCGGCCATGGCCGCCGTAGTGGCCACGTTGTTGACCAGCACGCCGATGTCGAGCGGCAGTCCGCCGGGCGGCACGCGCGTCCCCAGCAGGGCCTCGATTAGCATCTTTTCGGCGCCCTGGGGGTATTTGACCTCCAGGCCGGCGATTTCGACGGGCCGGGGAAAGGCCGCCGCCGCTTGCCGCAGAGCCTCGATGGCCTCGGGTTTATTGTCCTCCACCGCCACCCAGCCCTGCTCGGCCGAGAGGGCCTGCATCAGGATCTCGGTTCCGCGCAGCACCGCCTCAGGACGCTCGGCCATCAGGCGGGCGTCGCAGGTCAGGTAGGGCTCGC is a window from the Acidobacteriota bacterium genome containing:
- the rsxC gene encoding electron transport complex subunit RsxC → MSSAAHQLHSTTFRHGVHPPQRKDATKRRPIERFPFVEEYVMPLSQHIGAPSVALVRAGDEVKRGQLIAKAGGFVSTTLHAPVSGRVKAVEPRPHPTGKMMPAIVIEADPYSSQRIDPSAAVDPAALSNQEVVQSVQMAGLVGLGGAAFPSHVKLSMQPDRPVRQVVINGCECEPYLTCDARLMAERPEAVLRGTEILMQALSAEQGWVAVEDNKPEAIEALRQAAAAFPRPVEIAGLEVKYPQGAEKMLIEALLGTRVPPGGLPLDIGVLVNNVATTAAMADWFDRGIPLVERVVTVTGEGISRPRNLLVPLGTPVSALVEYCGGLHTDTRQVIMGGPMMGMAQKNLDVPVLKGTSGILAFTEVLPGRDIEYPCIRCGRCLEACPMFLNPTRLAQLARVDAVQELEALHVLDCFECASCSYICPSNIPLVQWIRMGKNMVREAKKRS
- a CDS encoding RnfABCDGE type electron transport complex subunit D, giving the protein MKQRPRELVISTSPFLKTETSTPRIMAEVNLALLPVLAAAGYYFGLGALLVVAASALGAVGTEYLFTRPNATLRDNSALLTGVLLGLILPPAFPLWMAFLGGCVAIGLGKLIWGGLGQNIFNPALVGRAFLQACFPTAITTWTPPGGGFFHLSPRLFAVPLMQAPLDTVSGATPLGLAKFENQSTAWMPLLSGDIGGSIGETSAAVLILCGLWLAVRRVFD